Proteins encoded within one genomic window of Macrobrachium nipponense isolate FS-2020 chromosome 9, ASM1510439v2, whole genome shotgun sequence:
- the LOC135218414 gene encoding sphingomyelin phosphodiesterase 4-like isoform X1, translating to MYHQGGRVVEDLAPSIPVRLQNAINQPVLQLRCEEVGRILNESTSKDASFVLRTVIDSIFGMNGQLGWGLRTITHSSLPREFEQLCAFLSASGPLLSFTYRLANDPFLLFEFPVAWLPAKSRAEIEEGVPGNFYVNKVQNPGPGKTPTNILLNAFEFYIFHYAHFLVNGSNHRWSLSWSTSGDAIYPSLLEDYLRTFLPCDGSVPPGPPSPPVSPRGVLSPMTPRGAGVGSNNLYLTSFGSPIGWRPTRTTVNPGFQATERTGPLSSTPLQGAHNQHPQLNIWTSQAVIQVFVEMWVNQCLPVTRSPGRSPSSAAPPPHAGQVSKHPFISVHVLHV from the exons GTTCGGTTGCAAAATGCCATTAACCAGCCAGTCCTGCAGCTACGATGTGAAGAAGTGGGTCGAATATTAAATGAGTCTACTAGTAAAGATGCTAGTTTTGTACTTCGCACAGTGATTGACAGCATCTTTGGCATGAATGGCCAACTCGGTTGGGGTCTGAGGACCATAACGCACTCTTCCTTACCACGAGAATTTGAACAGCTTTGTGCTTTCCTCAGTGCCTCAGGACCATTGCTATCATTTACGTACAGACTGGCTAATGATCCTTTCttgttatttgaatttcctgtggCCTGGCTTCCT GCCAAATCACGAGCAGAAATTGAGGAGGGTGTGCCTGGTAATTTCTATGTCAACAAAGTTCAGAATCCAGGCCCTGGAAAAACACCAACAAACATTTTGTTAA ATGCTTTTGAGTTCTACATCTTCCACTATGCTCACTTTTTGGTGAATGGGAGCAATCACAGATGGTCACTATCTTGGTCAACCTCTGGTGATGCCATTTATCCTAGCCTGCTTGAAGATTATCTTCGGACATTTCTGCCATGTGATGGATCAGTTCCCCCTGGCCCACCAAGTCCTCCTGTGTCACCCCGGGGGGTGCTATCTCCTATGACTCCAAG GGGAGCTGGTGTTGGCAGTAATAACTTGTACCTGACCTCTTTTGGATCTCCAATTGGATGGCGCCCGACCCGTACCACAGTCAACCCTGGGTTTCAGGCTACAGAGCGAACTGGCCCTCTCTCATCAACACCACTACAGGGTGCGCACAACCAGCATCCGCAACTAAACATTTGGACCAGTCAG GCTGTGATTCAAGTCTTCGTAGAGATGTGGGTCAATCAGTGCCTGCCCGTGACAAGGTCTCCAGGGAGGTCCCCGTCTTCCGCGGCACCTCCTCCTCATGCTGGCCAGGTTAGTAAACACCCTTTCATTTCTGTTCATGTATTGCAtgtttga
- the LOC135218414 gene encoding sphingomyelin phosphodiesterase 4-like isoform X2: MAANPLSLGVRLQNAINQPVLQLRCEEVGRILNESTSKDASFVLRTVIDSIFGMNGQLGWGLRTITHSSLPREFEQLCAFLSASGPLLSFTYRLANDPFLLFEFPVAWLPAKSRAEIEEGVPGNFYVNKVQNPGPGKTPTNILLNAFEFYIFHYAHFLVNGSNHRWSLSWSTSGDAIYPSLLEDYLRTFLPCDGSVPPGPPSPPVSPRGVLSPMTPRGAGVGSNNLYLTSFGSPIGWRPTRTTVNPGFQATERTGPLSSTPLQGAHNQHPQLNIWTSQAVIQVFVEMWVNQCLPVTRSPGRSPSSAAPPPHAGQVSKHPFISVHVLHV, from the exons GTTCGGTTGCAAAATGCCATTAACCAGCCAGTCCTGCAGCTACGATGTGAAGAAGTGGGTCGAATATTAAATGAGTCTACTAGTAAAGATGCTAGTTTTGTACTTCGCACAGTGATTGACAGCATCTTTGGCATGAATGGCCAACTCGGTTGGGGTCTGAGGACCATAACGCACTCTTCCTTACCACGAGAATTTGAACAGCTTTGTGCTTTCCTCAGTGCCTCAGGACCATTGCTATCATTTACGTACAGACTGGCTAATGATCCTTTCttgttatttgaatttcctgtggCCTGGCTTCCT GCCAAATCACGAGCAGAAATTGAGGAGGGTGTGCCTGGTAATTTCTATGTCAACAAAGTTCAGAATCCAGGCCCTGGAAAAACACCAACAAACATTTTGTTAA ATGCTTTTGAGTTCTACATCTTCCACTATGCTCACTTTTTGGTGAATGGGAGCAATCACAGATGGTCACTATCTTGGTCAACCTCTGGTGATGCCATTTATCCTAGCCTGCTTGAAGATTATCTTCGGACATTTCTGCCATGTGATGGATCAGTTCCCCCTGGCCCACCAAGTCCTCCTGTGTCACCCCGGGGGGTGCTATCTCCTATGACTCCAAG GGGAGCTGGTGTTGGCAGTAATAACTTGTACCTGACCTCTTTTGGATCTCCAATTGGATGGCGCCCGACCCGTACCACAGTCAACCCTGGGTTTCAGGCTACAGAGCGAACTGGCCCTCTCTCATCAACACCACTACAGGGTGCGCACAACCAGCATCCGCAACTAAACATTTGGACCAGTCAG GCTGTGATTCAAGTCTTCGTAGAGATGTGGGTCAATCAGTGCCTGCCCGTGACAAGGTCTCCAGGGAGGTCCCCGTCTTCCGCGGCACCTCCTCCTCATGCTGGCCAGGTTAGTAAACACCCTTTCATTTCTGTTCATGTATTGCAtgtttga